The proteins below are encoded in one region of bacterium:
- a CDS encoding YncE family protein has protein sequence MKKLLIGIFMIGLFSNLSYAQVVPVGIIPLGPAVGNGTYPIGVGVNPNTNRIYVANMGSNNVSVINGYTDSIINTINVAESPFEITVNPSTNIVYIAHSNNDIVSVINGATNSVVGTIGVGGRPFDIKVNTKTNKIYVTNEDSNTVSVIDGVTNSIIKTVAVGAQPKGIDIDSNTNKIYLASTYGVYVIDGSVDSIMANISILGAGIAVNTETNKIYVTSDHFSSVFVINSLTNSVIDSIKVGEMPYGIAINSKTNKIYVSDRDLSNVFVIDGSTDSIITTIEDANLTSSYWGIDVNPETNKIYRTNCQSNTISVISGSTDSVIATILAGRMP, from the coding sequence ATGAAAAAGCTATTAATCGGAATATTTATGATAGGCTTATTTTCAAACCTCAGTTATGCGCAGGTTGTGCCGGTGGGGATTATACCACTTGGCCCGGCAGTAGGAAACGGAACATATCCTATAGGAGTAGGCGTAAATCCTAATACAAATAGAATATATGTTGCAAATATGGGCAGTAATAATGTATCTGTAATAAATGGTTATACGGATTCAATAATAAATACTATAAATGTTGCGGAAAGCCCTTTTGAAATAACTGTTAATCCCTCAACCAATATAGTATATATTGCACATAGTAACAACGATATTGTCTCCGTAATAAACGGAGCAACCAATTCAGTAGTAGGAACTATAGGGGTTGGAGGACGCCCATTTGATATTAAAGTAAACACAAAAACCAACAAAATATATGTTACAAATGAAGACAGTAACACTGTTTCTGTAATAGATGGTGTTACCAACTCAATAATAAAAACTGTGGCAGTTGGAGCTCAACCAAAAGGTATTGATATAGACTCAAATACTAATAAAATATATCTTGCAAGTACTTATGGTGTATATGTAATAGATGGTTCCGTAGATTCAATAATGGCAAATATAAGCATTTTGGGTGCGGGCATTGCTGTTAATACAGAAACTAATAAGATATATGTTACCAGTGATCATTTCAGCTCTGTTTTTGTGATAAACAGTTTAACTAATTCGGTAATAGATAGTATAAAGGTTGGTGAAATGCCTTATGGAATAGCCATAAACTCAAAAACTAATAAAATATATGTTTCTGATCGGGATTTGTCTAATGTTTTTGTTATAGATGGTTCGACCGATTCTATTATCACAACTATAGAAGATGCCAATCTTACCTCTTCTTACTGGGGAATTGATGTCAATCCGGAAACAAATAAAATATATCGTACAAATTGCCAGAGTAACACTATTTCTGTAATAAGCGGGTCAACAGATTCGGTAATAGCTACTATCCTTGCTGGTAGAATGCCT
- a CDS encoding T9SS type A sorting domain-containing protein codes for MGKNGVKVNGEKEAGSYTVDLDAKKLPSGIYFSTLTAGNYKSTKKLVLMK; via the coding sequence ATTGGAAAAAATGGGGTAAAAGTTAATGGAGAAAAAGAAGCAGGAAGTTATACTGTCGATTTAGATGCAAAAAAATTACCCTCAGGTATCTACTTCTCCACCCTCACCGCAGGCAACTACAAATCTACCAAAAAACTCGTCTTAATGAAGTAG
- a CDS encoding T9SS type A sorting domain-containing protein: protein MKKNVLFYVILGITFYSSGFAQYPNWINYTNGQVVTAIANNGNELWIGTEGGLVKMNKTTGEMTFYNHANSGLPYNDVRALVIQGSNIWIGTDDGLAKFDGTNWTVYDTLNSGLPSGGVHALAIEGSNIWIGTNSYYGGGLAKFDGTNWTVYDTSNSGLSDNYISALAIEGSVIWIGTAEGLTKFNGTTWTVYNTSNSGLPSKYVLALAIQGSDIWIGTNGGLAKFDGTNWTVFNSSNSGLPDDYVIALAIEGNIIWIGADYDGLVKFDGTTWTVFNTSNSGLPDNYAFALVIEGSNKWIGTGGGGLAKFDDTNWTVFNPSNSGLPRNDVLALAIEGSNKWMGTMLGGLAKFDGTTWTVFNTYNSGLPYNYVNALGVEGSNKWIGTRAGLAKFDGTNWTVFNSSNSGLPASAVRTLVIKGINKWIGTYDGGLAKFDDTNWTVYDTSNSGLPNNGITALAIEGSNIWIGTDYGGGLAKFDGTTWTVFNTSNSGLPENGINALAIEDSNIWIGTSNGLAKFDGTTWTVFNASNSSLPANYVTALAIEGSNKWIGVWGGLVKFDDTNWTVFRTLNSGLLSNGIRSLVIEGANIWIGTCGGLAVYNTTGIEENSNIKNQNAKIEIGQNPFIKSTIIKYFIPIRTRVILSVYDISGSCVKTLVNGEKAAGVYNTTLNSNELKTGVYFARLTTGTLKATKKLILMK, encoded by the coding sequence ATGAAAAAGAATGTTTTATTTTATGTGATTTTAGGGATAACATTTTATTCTTCCGGCTTTGCACAATATCCTAATTGGATTAATTATACTAACGGACAAGTTGTCACGGCTATTGCTAATAACGGCAATGAACTATGGATTGGCACTGAGGGTGGACTCGTAAAAATGAACAAAACTACTGGGGAAATGACATTTTATAACCATGCAAATTCTGGGTTACCTTATAACGATGTCAGGGCTCTTGTAATACAGGGAAGTAATATCTGGATTGGCACTGATGATGGTCTTGCAAAGTTTGACGGTACTAACTGGACGGTCTATGATACCTTAAATTCCGGTTTGCCTTCTGGCGGTGTTCATGCTCTTGCAATAGAGGGAAGTAATATCTGGATTGGTACTAATAGTTATTATGGTGGCGGACTTGCGAAGTTTGATGGCACTAACTGGACTGTGTATGACACCTCAAATTCCGGGTTGTCGGATAACTATATCTCTGCTCTTGCAATAGAAGGAAGTGTTATCTGGATTGGTACTGCGGAGGGTCTTACGAAGTTTAACGGAACTACATGGACTGTCTATAACACCTCGAATTCCGGTTTGCCCTCTAAATATGTCCTTGCTCTTGCAATACAAGGGAGCGATATCTGGATTGGTACAAATGGGGGGCTTGCAAAATTTGATGGCACAAACTGGACTGTTTTCAACTCTTCAAATTCCGGGTTGCCGGATGACTATGTTATTGCACTTGCAATAGAAGGAAATATTATATGGATTGGCGCTGATTATGATGGTCTTGTGAAGTTTGACGGCACTACATGGACTGTCTTCAATACCTCGAATTCCGGGTTGCCTGATAATTATGCCTTTGCTCTTGTAATAGAAGGTAGTAATAAATGGATTGGGACTGGTGGTGGTGGTCTTGCGAAGTTTGACGACACTAACTGGACTGTGTTCAACCCCTCAAATTCTGGGTTACCTCGTAACGATGTCCTTGCACTTGCAATAGAAGGGAGTAATAAATGGATGGGCACTATGTTGGGGGGGCTTGCAAAGTTTGACGGTACAACTTGGACTGTGTTTAACACCTATAATTCTGGTTTGCCGTATAACTATGTTAATGCTCTTGGGGTAGAAGGGAGTAATAAATGGATTGGAACTCGGGCTGGTCTTGCAAAATTTGACGGAACTAACTGGACTGTGTTCAACTCTTCAAATTCTGGTTTGCCCGCGAGTGCTGTCCGGACTCTTGTAATAAAAGGTATTAATAAGTGGATTGGAACTTATGATGGTGGTCTTGCGAAATTTGACGACACTAACTGGACTGTGTATGACACCTCAAATTCCGGGTTGCCCAATAACGGTATCACTGCACTTGCAATAGAAGGGAGTAATATATGGATTGGCACTGATTATGGTGGTGGACTTGCAAAGTTTGACGGTACAACTTGGACTGTGTTCAACACCTCAAATTCCGGTTTGCCTGAAAACGGTATCAATGCTCTCGCAATAGAAGATAGTAATATATGGATTGGTACTTCTAATGGTCTTGCAAAGTTTGACGGTACTACATGGACTGTGTTTAACGCCTCAAATTCCAGTTTGCCTGCTAACTATGTAACTGCACTTGCAATAGAAGGGAGTAATAAATGGATTGGCGTTTGGGGTGGGCTTGTAAAGTTTGATGATACTAACTGGACTGTGTTCAGAACCTTAAATTCCGGTTTGCTTTCTAACGGTATCCGTTCTCTTGTAATAGAAGGAGCTAATATATGGATTGGAACTTGTGGTGGTCTTGCAGTATATAATACTACAGGAATAGAGGAAAACTCAAACATCAAAAATCAAAATGCAAAAATAGAAATAGGACAAAATCCGTTTATTAAATCAACAATTATCAAGTATTTCATACCCATTAGAACTCGAGTGATATTAAGTGTTTACGACATTTCTGGAAGTTGTGTGAAGACTTTAGTTAACGGAGAAAAAGCAGCAGGTGTTTATAATACAACCCTCAATTCAAATGAACTAAAAACAGGCGTATACTTTGCGAGACTTACTACCGGCACATTAAAAGCAACAAAGAAACTTATACTAATGAAATAG